The following are from one region of the Stenotrophomonas lactitubi genome:
- the folC gene encoding bifunctional tetrahydrofolate synthase/dihydrofolate synthase, whose amino-acid sequence MKNTPTTLADWLDYIERQHPATIDMGLERVRTVATAMGLGTPARHTIVVGGTNGKGSTVAFIEAIARAAGWKVGAYTSPHLLRYNERVRIDGQDADDAALVAAFNTVEAARGDVTLTYFEYGTLAALQLFADADLDLAVLEVGLGGRLDAVNIVDADVSVITTVDIDHAEWLGEDREAIGAEKAGIIRGWKPVILGETDPPSSVLARAYLVGANAIRGGSDYFYEPIDAQRWRWRDVGTRLELPTPALAGPIQLANAGAAIAALRALDKPVPRAAWAAGVAAARIAGRLQAFERDGVQVRVDVGHNPQAAGQLARALKAEAAPGRTLAVYAALQDKDAVGVVQALQDVVSDWTLAGLDGPRGQSAAQLQVRLADTAAATAALADTVEQALAQVLARAERGDRILVFGSFHTAAAALQWLQAPA is encoded by the coding sequence GTGAAGAACACCCCGACCACTCTGGCCGATTGGCTGGATTACATTGAACGCCAGCACCCGGCCACCATCGACATGGGACTGGAGCGCGTGCGCACAGTGGCCACCGCGATGGGCCTGGGCACACCGGCCAGGCACACCATCGTGGTCGGTGGTACCAACGGCAAGGGCTCCACCGTTGCCTTCATCGAAGCCATCGCGCGCGCTGCGGGCTGGAAGGTCGGTGCGTACACCTCACCGCACCTGCTGCGCTACAACGAGCGCGTGCGCATCGATGGCCAGGATGCCGATGACGCCGCACTGGTCGCTGCGTTCAACACGGTCGAGGCCGCGCGCGGTGATGTGACGCTGACCTATTTCGAGTACGGAACGCTGGCCGCGCTGCAGTTGTTCGCCGATGCCGATCTCGATCTGGCCGTGCTGGAAGTCGGCCTTGGCGGCCGCCTGGATGCGGTCAACATCGTCGACGCAGACGTGTCGGTGATCACCACCGTGGACATCGATCATGCCGAATGGCTGGGCGAGGACCGCGAGGCCATCGGTGCCGAGAAGGCCGGCATCATCCGCGGCTGGAAGCCGGTGATCCTGGGCGAGACCGATCCGCCGTCGAGCGTACTGGCGCGCGCCTATCTGGTAGGTGCCAATGCGATCCGCGGTGGCAGCGACTACTTCTACGAACCGATCGATGCGCAGCGTTGGCGTTGGCGCGATGTGGGCACCCGCCTGGAGCTGCCGACCCCGGCGCTGGCTGGGCCGATCCAGCTGGCCAATGCCGGTGCGGCGATCGCTGCGCTGCGTGCACTGGACAAGCCGGTGCCGCGCGCGGCCTGGGCCGCAGGCGTGGCAGCGGCGCGCATCGCCGGGCGCCTGCAGGCGTTCGAGCGCGATGGCGTGCAGGTTCGCGTCGATGTCGGCCACAACCCGCAGGCGGCCGGCCAGCTGGCGCGCGCGCTGAAGGCCGAGGCTGCCCCCGGGCGCACCCTGGCGGTGTACGCCGCGCTGCAGGACAAGGACGCCGTGGGCGTGGTGCAGGCCCTGCAGGACGTGGTGAGCGACTGGACCCTGGCCGGGCTGGATGGCCCGCGTGGGCAGAGCGCGGCGCAACTGCAGGTACGCCTGGCCGATACCGCCGCAGCCACTGCGGCGCTGGCCGATACGGTCGAACAGGCGCTGGCGCAGGTGCTGGCCCGTGCCGAACGCGGCGACCGGATACTGGTGTTCGGCTCCTTCCATACCGCAGCCGCTGCGCTGCAATGGCTGCAGGCCCCTGCCTGA
- a CDS encoding SPOR domain-containing protein: MDTPLKQRLIGAIVLVALAVIFLPMLVKGPAPDSGVANVPIAAPDAPADGQFETRELPLVAPAGGATGLQSGQARPVEEAAAPAAPPTVDTSPAVAAGNYAVTFGAYGSQADADAVVAYLKRSQLPGFIETASINGRPAWRVRVGPYADRAQAEAGRLQAVKVRADVKAEVITLDAKPSTSAPVASTPAPAPSASTPVAATAPSATGNPVRSESLPPSTPTAATAPATKPEPAKPVAKPEPKPEPKPEATASKPATPPSTPAAPAASGVGFAVQLGAFGQANDANALRDKVRAAGFSAFVEQVRTEKGSLHRVRVGPVANRADAEQLKAQVAAKVGVAGMVRPHP, encoded by the coding sequence GTGGATACGCCCCTGAAACAGCGTCTGATTGGTGCCATCGTCCTGGTGGCCTTGGCCGTCATCTTCCTGCCGATGCTCGTCAAGGGCCCGGCCCCGGACAGCGGTGTGGCCAATGTGCCGATCGCCGCGCCCGATGCGCCTGCCGATGGCCAGTTCGAAACCCGCGAACTGCCGCTGGTCGCGCCTGCCGGTGGCGCCACCGGGTTGCAGAGCGGTCAGGCTCGTCCCGTCGAGGAGGCCGCCGCACCGGCTGCACCGCCGACCGTGGACACCTCGCCAGCAGTCGCCGCCGGCAACTACGCGGTGACCTTCGGCGCCTACGGCAGCCAGGCCGATGCCGATGCGGTGGTCGCCTACCTGAAGCGCTCGCAGCTTCCGGGCTTCATCGAGACCGCATCGATCAACGGTCGCCCGGCCTGGCGCGTGCGCGTTGGACCGTATGCTGATCGTGCGCAGGCCGAAGCGGGCCGGCTGCAGGCGGTGAAGGTCCGCGCCGACGTGAAGGCAGAAGTCATCACCCTCGATGCCAAGCCCTCGACCAGCGCACCGGTGGCCAGCACGCCGGCGCCCGCGCCGAGCGCCAGCACCCCCGTCGCGGCGACTGCGCCGTCGGCGACCGGCAACCCGGTGCGCAGTGAAAGCCTGCCGCCGAGCACGCCAACCGCAGCAACAGCGCCGGCCACCAAGCCGGAACCGGCCAAGCCCGTGGCCAAGCCGGAACCAAAGCCCGAGCCCAAGCCGGAAGCGACCGCCAGCAAGCCGGCCACCCCGCCGAGTACGCCGGCCGCACCGGCTGCGAGCGGCGTGGGGTTTGCCGTGCAGCTCGGTGCATTCGGCCAGGCCAACGATGCCAACGCCCTGCGCGACAAGGTCCGCGCGGCAGGCTTCAGCGCCTTCGTCGAGCAGGTGCGCACCGAAAAGGGCAGCCTGCACCGGGTCCGCGTCGGGCCGGTCGCCAACCGCGCCGATGCCGAACAGTTGAAGGCGCAGGTCGCCGCCAAGGTCGGCGTGGCCGGTATGGTGCGACCGCACCCATGA
- a CDS encoding pseudouridine synthase, with the protein MRTRRPPAAPAARSHAARGRANPPAVSAGVRHGLARVLSKAGVCSRSEAARWIADGRVRVAGRIVRDPEFPIASPAPPIEVDGQPMGAPQRLYLMLNKPRGVVTTVQDERGRDTVYRCFDGAGLPWIAPVGRLDKASEGLLLFSNDPQWAARLTDPETGPQKTYHVQVDRLPDDDTLAALRAGVEDEGEFLLALAVRVLRSGDKTAWLEVVLDEGRNRHIRRLLAAFDLQVLRLVRVAIGELTLGDLGKGQWRALEVSDQQRLGAAAPG; encoded by the coding sequence TTGCGCACGCGCCGCCCACCTGCTGCCCCCGCTGCCCGCTCCCACGCTGCGCGTGGGCGTGCGAATCCTCCTGCGGTTTCCGCTGGCGTGCGCCATGGCCTGGCGCGCGTGCTGTCCAAGGCCGGCGTGTGCTCGCGCAGCGAAGCCGCGCGCTGGATCGCCGATGGCCGTGTCCGTGTCGCCGGGCGCATCGTCCGTGATCCGGAATTTCCGATTGCCAGCCCGGCGCCGCCGATCGAGGTCGACGGCCAGCCGATGGGCGCACCACAACGCCTGTACCTGATGCTCAACAAGCCGCGCGGGGTGGTCACCACCGTGCAGGACGAGCGTGGCCGCGACACGGTGTACCGCTGCTTCGATGGCGCCGGCCTGCCGTGGATCGCGCCGGTCGGTCGCCTGGACAAGGCCAGTGAAGGCCTGTTGCTGTTCAGCAACGATCCGCAGTGGGCCGCGCGCCTGACCGATCCGGAGACCGGCCCGCAGAAGACCTATCACGTGCAGGTGGATCGCCTGCCCGATGACGACACCCTGGCGGCGCTGCGCGCCGGTGTCGAAGACGAGGGTGAATTCCTCCTCGCCCTGGCCGTACGCGTGCTGCGCAGCGGCGACAAGACCGCCTGGTTGGAGGTGGTCCTCGACGAGGGCCGCAACCGCCATATCCGTCGCCTGCTGGCGGCCTTCGACCTGCAGGTGCTGCGCCTGGTCCGCGTTGCGATCGGAGAGCTCACGCTCGGCGATCTCGGCAAGGGCCAGTGGCGGGCGCTGGAGGTCAGCGACCAGCAGCGGCTGGGGGCCGCTGCACCGGGCTGA
- a CDS encoding S46 family peptidase gives MRSNLLAFSVVASLGLVQVAHAAEGMWVPQQLPEIAGPLQKAGLKLSPEQLANLTGDPMGAVVALGGCTASFVSPQGLVVTNHHCAYGAIQLNSTAQKNLIKDGFNAPKLSDELSAGPNARVFVLDQITDVTAQAKAAIAGAGKDPLARSRALDAFDKAQVAACEADAGFRCRLYSFSGGNAYRLFRNLEIKDVRLVYAPPGSVGKFGGDVDNWMWPRHTGDFSFYRAYVGKDGKPAAFSADNVPYQPKHFLKFADTPLGADDFVMVAGYPGRTNRYALAGEFNETASFTYPTIARHYNAVLKMIADAGKADADVKVKYAATAASMNNVAKNYLGQLEGFKRIDAAGQKQAEEAAVLAWLKKQGAAGKPALAAHAQLLQHLDTSKSTRERDLFVGQFNNTSAVGAAITLYRLSIERSKPDAEREAGYQDRDLTTIEGSLKQMDRRYVAKMDQQLQAYWLDQYAALPAAQRDNEVLNTWLAGSDATAVKSLVTKLGGTELGSLDNRLKWFKADRAAFEASTDPAIQYAVAVMPALLKQEEQKKIREGESLTARPLYLQAVADYKKSQGEFVYPDANLSLRITFGNVMGYGKDGVKYTPFTTLEGVAAKETGEDPFDSPKALLDAVKAKRYGGLEDKRIGSVPVNFLSNLDITGGNSGSPVLDANGKLVGLAFDGNWESVSSNWVFDPVMTRMIAVDSRYMQWIMQEVAPAPQLLKELNLAK, from the coding sequence ATGCGCTCGAACCTGCTTGCATTCTCCGTCGTCGCCAGCCTTGGGCTGGTCCAGGTCGCCCATGCCGCTGAAGGCATGTGGGTGCCGCAGCAGCTGCCGGAAATCGCCGGCCCGCTGCAGAAGGCCGGCCTCAAGCTGTCCCCGGAACAGCTGGCCAACCTGACCGGCGACCCGATGGGCGCGGTGGTCGCGCTGGGCGGCTGCACCGCCAGCTTCGTCTCCCCGCAGGGCCTGGTGGTCACCAACCACCACTGTGCCTACGGTGCGATCCAGCTGAATTCGACCGCGCAGAAGAACCTGATCAAGGACGGCTTCAACGCGCCCAAGCTCAGCGATGAACTGAGTGCCGGCCCGAACGCCCGCGTGTTCGTGCTCGACCAGATCACCGACGTCACCGCCCAGGCCAAGGCCGCCATCGCCGGCGCCGGCAAGGACCCGCTGGCCCGCAGCCGTGCGCTGGATGCCTTCGACAAGGCCCAGGTCGCCGCCTGTGAAGCCGATGCCGGTTTCCGCTGCCGCCTGTACAGCTTCTCCGGCGGCAACGCCTACCGCCTGTTCCGCAACCTGGAAATCAAGGACGTGCGCCTGGTCTATGCACCTCCGGGCAGCGTCGGCAAGTTCGGCGGCGACGTCGACAACTGGATGTGGCCGCGCCACACCGGTGATTTCTCGTTCTACCGTGCCTACGTCGGCAAGGACGGCAAGCCGGCGGCGTTCTCGGCCGACAACGTGCCGTACCAGCCCAAGCACTTCCTGAAGTTCGCCGATACGCCGCTGGGCGCCGACGACTTCGTGATGGTGGCCGGCTACCCGGGCCGCACCAACCGTTACGCGCTGGCCGGTGAGTTCAACGAGACCGCCAGCTTCACCTACCCGACCATCGCCCGCCACTACAACGCGGTGCTGAAGATGATCGCCGACGCCGGCAAGGCCGACGCCGACGTCAAGGTGAAGTACGCCGCCACCGCCGCCAGCATGAACAACGTGGCCAAGAACTACCTGGGCCAGCTGGAAGGCTTCAAGCGCATCGACGCCGCCGGCCAGAAGCAGGCTGAAGAAGCGGCGGTGCTGGCCTGGCTGAAGAAGCAGGGCGCTGCCGGCAAGCCGGCGCTGGCTGCGCACGCGCAGCTGCTGCAGCACCTGGACACCAGCAAGTCCACGCGCGAGCGCGACCTGTTCGTTGGCCAGTTCAACAACACCTCGGCCGTTGGCGCGGCAATCACTCTGTACCGCCTGTCGATCGAGCGCAGCAAGCCCGACGCCGAGCGCGAAGCGGGTTACCAGGACCGCGACCTGACCACCATCGAGGGCAGCCTGAAGCAGATGGATCGCCGCTACGTGGCGAAGATGGACCAGCAGCTGCAGGCCTACTGGCTCGACCAGTACGCGGCCCTGCCGGCCGCGCAGCGCGACAACGAAGTGCTGAACACGTGGCTGGCCGGCAGCGATGCCACTGCGGTGAAGTCGCTGGTGACCAAGCTGGGCGGCACCGAGCTGGGCAGCCTGGACAACCGCCTGAAGTGGTTCAAGGCCGATCGCGCGGCGTTTGAAGCCAGCACCGATCCGGCCATCCAGTACGCGGTGGCCGTCATGCCGGCGCTGCTGAAGCAGGAAGAGCAGAAGAAGATCCGCGAAGGCGAATCGCTGACTGCCCGACCGCTGTACCTGCAGGCCGTGGCCGACTACAAGAAGAGCCAGGGTGAGTTCGTCTACCCGGACGCCAACCTGTCGCTGCGCATCACCTTCGGCAACGTCATGGGCTATGGCAAGGACGGCGTGAAGTACACCCCGTTCACCACCCTGGAAGGTGTTGCGGCGAAGGAAACCGGTGAAGATCCGTTCGACTCGCCGAAGGCGCTGCTGGATGCGGTCAAGGCCAAGCGCTATGGCGGCCTGGAAGACAAGCGCATTGGTTCGGTGCCGGTGAACTTCCTGTCCAACCTGGACATCACCGGTGGCAACTCCGGCTCGCCGGTGCTCGATGCCAACGGCAAGCTGGTGGGCCTGGCCTTCGACGGCAACTGGGAATCGGTCAGCTCCAACTGGGTGTTCGACCCGGTGATGACCCGCATGATCGCCGTCGACAGCCGCTACATGCAGTGGATCATGCAGGAAGTGGCGCCGGCGCCGCAGCTGCTGAAGGAACTGAACCTGGCGAAATGA
- the kbl gene encoding glycine C-acetyltransferase, with the protein MTDSSALTRHYAEELDAIRAQGLFKSERIITSPQSAEITLEDGRKVLNFCANNYLGLADHPDLIQAAKDALDSHGFGMASVRFICGTQDLHKQLEAQIAGFFGKQDTILYAACFDANGGLFEPLLGENDAIISDALNHASIIDGVRLCKAKRFRYANCDMADLEAQLQAADAAGCKTKLITTDGVFSMDGFIAPLDEITALAKKYNALVHIDECHATGFLGATGRGSAEVKGVLEKIDIITGTLGKAMGGALGGFTCASAEVIELLRQRSRPYLFSNSLPPHVVAAGIKAFEMLAAADDLRSTLAENTTYFREKMTAAGFDVKPGVHPISPVMLYDAPLAQKFAERLLEEGIYAIGFFFPVVPKGQARIRTQISAAHSREHLDRAIDAFTRIGVELGVIKG; encoded by the coding sequence ATGACCGACTCCTCCGCCCTGACCCGCCACTATGCTGAGGAACTGGACGCCATCCGCGCCCAGGGCCTGTTCAAATCCGAGCGGATCATCACCAGCCCGCAGTCCGCCGAGATCACCCTCGAAGACGGCCGCAAGGTGCTGAACTTCTGCGCCAACAACTACCTTGGCCTGGCCGACCATCCGGACCTGATCCAGGCCGCGAAGGACGCGCTGGACAGCCATGGTTTCGGCATGGCATCGGTGCGCTTCATCTGCGGCACCCAGGACCTGCACAAGCAGCTGGAAGCACAGATCGCCGGCTTCTTCGGCAAGCAGGACACCATCCTGTACGCGGCCTGCTTCGACGCCAACGGCGGCCTGTTCGAGCCGCTGCTGGGCGAGAACGACGCGATCATCTCCGATGCGTTGAACCATGCTTCGATCATCGACGGTGTGCGCCTGTGCAAGGCCAAGCGCTTCCGCTACGCCAACTGCGACATGGCCGACCTGGAGGCGCAGCTGCAGGCCGCCGATGCTGCCGGCTGCAAGACCAAGCTGATCACCACCGACGGCGTGTTCTCGATGGACGGCTTCATCGCGCCGCTGGACGAAATCACCGCACTGGCGAAGAAGTACAACGCACTGGTGCACATCGACGAATGCCATGCCACCGGCTTCCTCGGCGCGACGGGCCGCGGCTCGGCCGAGGTCAAGGGCGTGCTGGAGAAGATCGACATCATCACCGGCACCCTGGGCAAGGCCATGGGCGGCGCACTGGGTGGCTTCACCTGCGCCAGCGCCGAAGTGATCGAGCTGCTGCGCCAGCGTTCGCGCCCGTACCTGTTCTCCAACTCGCTGCCGCCGCACGTGGTTGCCGCCGGCATCAAGGCGTTCGAGATGCTGGCCGCAGCCGATGACCTGCGCAGCACCCTGGCCGAGAACACCACCTACTTCCGCGAGAAGATGACCGCTGCCGGCTTCGACGTGAAGCCCGGCGTGCACCCGATCAGCCCGGTGATGCTGTACGACGCACCGCTGGCGCAGAAGTTCGCCGAGCGCCTGCTCGAAGAAGGCATCTACGCGATCGGCTTCTTCTTCCCGGTGGTACCCAAGGGCCAGGCGCGCATCCGCACCCAGATCAGCGCCGCGCACAGCCGTGAGCATCTGGACCGCGCGATCGATGCGTTCACCCGCATCGGCGTCGAGCTGGGCGTGATCAAGGGCTGA
- a CDS encoding histidine phosphatase family protein: MRILLARHGETPWNAEGRYQGQIDIPLSPIGEAQAQALGARLVSVDITRAVASPLSRAQRTAQLALGAARADMLLTEPELQEIAHGEWEGLLASEINEKDPSRLQAWRNEPDTVLMPGGESLRLVLERSWRGLARAAEGLGEHDTLLVVAHDAVNRVILCKVLGLPLSRLWTFRQAPTTLNLLEGPDLDSLEVVRLNDCAHHTPFFGEAKHRAL, translated from the coding sequence ATGCGCATCCTGCTTGCCCGTCACGGCGAAACGCCGTGGAACGCCGAAGGCCGCTACCAAGGCCAGATCGACATCCCGCTTTCGCCCATCGGTGAGGCCCAGGCGCAGGCGCTTGGCGCCCGCCTGGTTTCGGTGGACATCACCCGTGCGGTGGCCTCGCCGCTGTCGCGCGCCCAGCGCACCGCGCAGTTGGCCCTTGGCGCTGCGCGCGCCGACATGCTGCTGACCGAGCCGGAACTGCAGGAGATCGCCCACGGTGAGTGGGAAGGTCTGCTGGCCAGCGAAATCAACGAAAAAGATCCGTCGCGCCTGCAGGCCTGGCGCAATGAGCCGGACACCGTGCTGATGCCGGGCGGCGAATCGCTGCGCCTGGTGCTGGAGCGCAGCTGGCGCGGCCTGGCCCGTGCCGCTGAAGGCCTTGGCGAACACGACACGCTGCTGGTGGTCGCCCACGACGCGGTCAACCGGGTGATTCTGTGCAAGGTGCTGGGCCTGCCGCTGTCGCGGCTGTGGACCTTCCGCCAGGCACCGACCACGCTCAACCTGCTGGAAGGCCCCGATCTGGACAGCCTGGAAGTGGTGCGCCTGAACGACTGCGCCCACCACACGCCGTTCTTCGGTGAAGCCAAGCACCGCGCACTCTGA
- a CDS encoding TorF family putative porin encodes MKHARACLAIAAALTLAPFAASAQDNESPYSWNVTAVSDYLFRGVSQTDEDPTLQAGFTYTSPVGLYAGVWGSGVDFGAGDPKTEVDYLIGYGVDVTERVNFDVLLNRYTYLKSSHQNYNELITTTTLDDTYKLTVAYSNDVWNSSTDGWYFGLGGSWGLPKEFTLNANVGRSTFEDGIAKDYTDWNVGVARQFGLFNVGLGYYGTDGNGRDNSGKLAHSRVMLSVAVGK; translated from the coding sequence ATGAAGCACGCCCGTGCCTGCCTCGCCATTGCCGCCGCCCTGACCCTCGCGCCGTTCGCCGCCAGCGCCCAGGACAACGAATCTCCGTACAGCTGGAACGTCACCGCCGTCTCGGACTACCTGTTCCGTGGTGTGTCGCAGACCGATGAGGATCCGACCCTGCAGGCCGGCTTCACCTACACCAGCCCGGTCGGCCTGTATGCCGGCGTCTGGGGCTCGGGCGTCGACTTCGGCGCAGGCGATCCGAAGACCGAGGTCGACTACCTGATCGGCTACGGCGTGGACGTGACCGAGCGCGTCAACTTCGACGTGCTGTTGAACCGTTATACCTACCTCAAGTCCAGCCACCAGAACTACAACGAGCTGATCACCACCACCACGCTGGACGACACCTACAAGCTGACGGTGGCCTACAGCAACGACGTGTGGAACAGCAGCACCGATGGCTGGTACTTCGGCCTGGGTGGCAGCTGGGGCTTGCCGAAGGAGTTCACGCTCAACGCCAACGTCGGCCGCAGCACCTTCGAGGACGGGATCGCCAAGGACTACACCGACTGGAACGTCGGCGTCGCCCGCCAGTTCGGCCTGTTCAACGTCGGCCTGGGCTACTACGGCACCGACGGCAATGGCCGCGACAACTCCGGCAAGCTGGCGCACAGCCGGGTGATGCTGAGCGTGGCGGTCGGAAAGTAA
- the tdh gene encoding L-threonine 3-dehydrogenase, translating to MKALVKREAAKGIWMEEVPVPTPGPNQVLIKLEKTAICGTDLHIYLWDEWSQRTIKPGLTIGHEFVGRIAEIGPGVTGYEIGQRVSAEGHIVCGHCRNCRGGRPHLCPNTVGIGVNVNGAFAEYMVMPASNLWPIPDQIPSELAAFFDPYGNAAHCALEFNVIGEDVLITGAGPIGIIAAGICKHIGARNVVVTDVNDFRLKLAADMGATRVVNVANTSLKDVMKELHMEGFDVGLEMSGNPRAFNDMLDCMYHGGKIAMLGIMPKGAGCDWDKIIFKGLTVQGIYGRKMYETWYKMTQLVLSGFPLGKVMTHQLPIDDFQKGFDLMEEGKAGKVVLSWN from the coding sequence ATGAAGGCCCTGGTCAAGCGCGAAGCGGCCAAGGGCATCTGGATGGAAGAGGTTCCGGTGCCGACCCCGGGCCCCAACCAGGTCCTGATCAAGCTGGAAAAGACCGCGATCTGCGGCACCGACCTGCACATCTACCTGTGGGACGAATGGAGCCAGCGCACGATCAAGCCGGGCCTGACCATCGGCCATGAGTTCGTCGGCCGCATCGCCGAGATCGGCCCGGGCGTGACCGGCTACGAGATCGGCCAGCGCGTGTCGGCCGAAGGCCACATCGTCTGCGGCCACTGCCGCAACTGCCGCGGCGGTCGTCCGCACCTGTGCCCGAACACCGTCGGCATCGGCGTCAACGTCAACGGCGCGTTCGCCGAATACATGGTGATGCCGGCCAGCAACCTGTGGCCGATCCCCGACCAGATCCCGTCCGAACTGGCCGCCTTCTTCGACCCGTACGGCAATGCCGCGCACTGCGCGCTGGAATTCAACGTCATCGGCGAAGACGTGCTGATCACCGGCGCCGGCCCGATCGGCATCATCGCGGCGGGCATCTGCAAGCACATCGGTGCACGCAACGTGGTGGTGACCGACGTCAACGACTTCCGCCTCAAGCTGGCCGCCGACATGGGCGCCACGCGAGTGGTCAACGTCGCCAACACGTCGCTGAAGGACGTGATGAAGGAACTGCACATGGAGGGCTTCGACGTGGGCCTGGAAATGAGCGGCAATCCGCGCGCGTTCAACGACATGCTCGACTGCATGTACCACGGCGGCAAGATCGCCATGCTCGGCATCATGCCCAAGGGCGCCGGCTGCGACTGGGACAAGATCATCTTCAAGGGCCTGACCGTGCAGGGCATCTACGGCCGCAAGATGTACGAGACCTGGTACAAGATGACCCAGCTGGTGCTGTCCGGCTTCCCGCTCGGCAAGGTGATGACCCACCAGCTGCCGATCGACGATTTCCAGAAGGGCTTCGACCTGATGGAAGAAGGCAAGGCAGGCAAGGTTGTTTTGAGCTGGAATTGA